One window from the genome of Streptomyces sp. NBC_00287 encodes:
- a CDS encoding ABC transporter ATP-binding protein, with protein MTPAVVVRGLWKRFGQQIAVAGIDLELPAGKFIGLVGPNGAGKTTTLSMATGLLRPDQGSVEVVGHDVWRDPVEVKARIGVLPEGLRLFERLSGRELLAYSGRLRGLPGTEVDKRATQLLDVLDLAGAQHKLVVDYSTGMRKKIGLAAALLHNPEVLFLDEPFEGVDPVSAQTIRGVLERYTASGATVVFSSHVMELVESLCDWVAVMAAGRIRAHGPLAEVRGDAPSLQQAFLELVGAQGRDAGSDLDWLGGGAR; from the coding sequence ATGACTCCTGCTGTGGTGGTGCGTGGGCTCTGGAAGCGGTTCGGGCAGCAAATCGCCGTCGCCGGGATCGATCTGGAGCTGCCCGCAGGGAAGTTCATCGGTCTGGTCGGGCCCAATGGCGCCGGGAAGACCACCACGCTCTCCATGGCGACCGGGCTGCTGCGGCCCGATCAGGGGTCCGTCGAGGTCGTCGGGCACGACGTGTGGCGCGACCCGGTGGAGGTGAAGGCACGCATCGGGGTGCTGCCGGAGGGGCTGCGGCTGTTCGAACGGCTGTCGGGGCGCGAACTGCTCGCCTACTCCGGGCGGTTGCGCGGGCTCCCCGGCACCGAGGTCGACAAACGGGCCACGCAGCTCCTCGACGTGCTGGACCTGGCCGGCGCCCAGCACAAGCTCGTCGTCGACTACTCGACCGGCATGCGCAAGAAGATCGGGCTCGCGGCCGCTCTCCTCCACAACCCCGAAGTGCTCTTCCTCGACGAGCCGTTCGAGGGCGTCGACCCGGTCTCCGCGCAGACCATCCGGGGCGTCCTGGAGCGGTACACCGCCTCCGGCGCCACCGTCGTCTTCTCCTCCCACGTCATGGAACTCGTCGAGTCGCTGTGCGACTGGGTGGCCGTCATGGCGGCGGGCCGGATCCGGGCGCACGGCCCGCTCGCCGAGGTACGCGGGGACGCGCCCTCCCTCCAGCAGGCGTTCCTGGAGCTGGTGGGCGCCCAAGGGCGCGACGCCGGTTCCGACCTCGACTGGCTGGGCGGCGGGGCGCGATGA
- a CDS encoding bifunctional DNA primase/polymerase, whose product MEETIAGTEAAQIPKQRGESLLETAVRYAEERHWDVFPGTWLEAVDGVQRCSCGDASCGAPGAHPARADWETQATGSATVARRMWSKQPLASILLPTGRTFDAISVPETAGFLALARMERMELTLGPVTLTPDRRMHFFVLPGASVKVPELVRKLGWSPSSLDLIALGEGSYVAGPPTRYGSRGAVQWACRPTPANRWLPDAEELISPLAYACGRDRQP is encoded by the coding sequence GTGGAAGAGACGATCGCGGGCACTGAAGCCGCTCAGATTCCGAAGCAGCGCGGGGAATCGCTGCTGGAGACCGCTGTTCGCTACGCCGAGGAGCGCCACTGGGACGTGTTCCCCGGCACTTGGCTGGAAGCCGTCGACGGGGTGCAGCGCTGTTCGTGCGGCGACGCCTCGTGCGGTGCGCCGGGGGCGCATCCGGCACGCGCGGACTGGGAAACGCAGGCGACGGGCAGTGCGACGGTCGCGCGCCGGATGTGGTCGAAGCAGCCGCTGGCTTCGATCCTGCTGCCGACCGGGCGCACGTTCGACGCGATCTCCGTCCCGGAGACGGCCGGGTTTCTCGCGCTGGCCCGGATGGAGCGCATGGAGTTGACGCTCGGTCCCGTGACGTTGACGCCGGATCGCCGGATGCACTTCTTCGTGCTGCCGGGGGCGTCCGTGAAGGTGCCGGAGCTGGTCCGGAAGCTGGGCTGGTCCCCGTCGTCGCTCGATCTCATCGCGCTGGGCGAGGGCAGCTACGTGGCCGGGCCGCCCACGCGGTACGGGTCGCGGGGGGCGGTGCAGTGGGCCTGCCGGCCGACGCCTGCGAACCGTTGGCTGCCGGATGCCGAGGAGTTGATCTCGCCGCTCGCCTATGCGTGCGGGCGGGATCGACAGCCCTGA
- a CDS encoding transcriptional regulator: MAARPLVARQPNERLQALIQEAGCSNAGLARRVNMCGAEHGLDLRYDKTSVARWLRGQQPRGRAPAIIAEALGRKLGRTVTIDEIGMANGKNLASGVGLQFSPTVLGAIEQVCELWRSDVGRRDFLSGSSVAASALVEPSRDWLISAPDSQVARSAGPRVGQSDVAAVKAMTQALVDLDHQYGSGHVRPVVVHYLNSVVSGLLAGSYREAVGRELFAAVARLTELAGYMAIDTGQPGLAQRYYIQALRLAQAAGDRGYGGYVLAASMSHLAAQLGNPREIAQLARAAQEGARGRVTPRAESMFYAAEARGHALMGDVRAAQAASGRAVSALESADPAAGDDPVWIAHFDEAYLADELAHCHRDLGQAEAAARRAEESLAGLPENKARRRAIGFVLLATAQVQQREVEQACHTGLKAVELLETLRSNRGAEYLEDFQQRLEPYREEPVVREFGARLELQAAA; the protein is encoded by the coding sequence ATGGCCGCAAGGCCTCTCGTCGCGCGGCAGCCGAACGAACGGCTGCAGGCGCTCATCCAGGAAGCGGGCTGCTCGAACGCCGGGCTGGCCCGCCGGGTCAATATGTGCGGCGCAGAGCACGGCCTCGACCTGCGCTACGACAAGACGTCCGTGGCCCGTTGGCTGCGCGGACAACAGCCGCGCGGACGCGCCCCGGCGATCATCGCGGAGGCACTCGGCCGCAAGCTCGGCCGTACGGTCACGATCGACGAGATCGGCATGGCCAACGGCAAGAACCTCGCCTCCGGTGTGGGCCTCCAGTTCTCGCCGACGGTACTGGGCGCCATCGAGCAGGTGTGTGAGCTGTGGCGCAGTGACGTGGGCCGCCGGGACTTCCTGTCCGGCTCGTCCGTCGCCGCGTCCGCGCTCGTCGAACCCAGCCGCGACTGGCTGATCTCCGCGCCGGACTCGCAGGTCGCGCGCTCGGCGGGCCCGCGCGTGGGCCAGTCCGACGTCGCCGCCGTGAAGGCGATGACGCAGGCCCTGGTCGACCTGGACCATCAGTACGGCAGCGGGCATGTGCGCCCGGTCGTCGTGCACTACCTCAACAGCGTCGTCTCGGGGCTGCTGGCCGGGTCGTACCGGGAGGCCGTGGGGCGTGAACTGTTCGCCGCGGTGGCCCGGTTGACCGAGCTGGCCGGCTATATGGCGATCGACACCGGCCAGCCGGGTCTCGCCCAGCGGTACTACATCCAGGCCCTGCGGCTCGCCCAGGCGGCCGGGGACCGCGGCTACGGCGGATACGTGCTCGCCGCGTCCATGAGCCATCTGGCCGCGCAGCTCGGGAACCCGCGCGAGATCGCGCAGCTGGCGCGGGCGGCGCAGGAGGGGGCGCGGGGGCGCGTCACCCCGCGCGCGGAGTCCATGTTCTACGCGGCCGAGGCTCGTGGGCATGCGCTCATGGGCGACGTACGGGCGGCCCAGGCGGCGTCCGGGCGGGCGGTGAGCGCGTTGGAGTCGGCGGATCCGGCCGCCGGGGACGACCCGGTGTGGATCGCGCACTTCGACGAGGCCTACCTCGCCGATGAGCTGGCGCACTGCCACCGCGACCTCGGACAGGCCGAGGCGGCGGCGCGGCGCGCGGAGGAGTCCCTCGCGGGGCTGCCGGAGAACAAGGCGCGGCGGCGCGCGATCGGATTTGTGCTCCTCGCCACGGCCCAGGTCCAGCAGCGCGAGGTCGAACAGGCCTGCCACACCGGCCTGAAGGCCGTCGAGCTGCTGGAGACCCTGCGGTCCAACCGGGGCGCCGAGTATCTGGAGGACTTCCAGCAGCGGTTGGAGCCGTACCGGGAGGAACCTGTGGTACGGGAGTTCGGGGCGCGTCTTGAGCTGCAGGCGGCAGCGTGA
- a CDS encoding ABC transporter substrate-binding protein yields the protein MTGRRRFRNTHLPTLTRPVRATASKAAALVACASLAVGCGVIPGVSGGAGDDPITVMTWAPQDTSATNKPGMPALALAYARWINSQGGLNGRKLRVLNCNDHNDSVSAAKCAERAVEENVVAVVGSYSQHGDSFFPTLESAGIPYIGGYGVTSAEFTSPLSYPVNGGQPSLLAGLGRELARNCGPVALVRPDSIAGDELPPLLNSGLSAGGHADAGDQLAAEDATEYSGQSKQALNYTTTDPASPGCVVPALGDRTSTFMDSFRRGREDYPDVRTATVLGSVDQTVIDASGGKSGPYEGAYITGWYPVASDKRWDEMKKVISAQAFGDNRIDPADAGVQTTWIAYTVFKAVVDSIGDSEVTARSVRRALDNGLEISTGGLTPPLSWDFSESLASVGFPQLVNADVTMQVVRDGRLVSARKGFIDVTKTLQQADLN from the coding sequence ATGACCGGCAGGCGGCGCTTCCGCAATACCCACCTCCCCACGCTCACCCGACCCGTCAGAGCCACCGCGAGCAAAGCGGCGGCCCTGGTCGCGTGCGCATCCCTCGCCGTCGGTTGCGGGGTCATCCCCGGTGTCTCGGGGGGCGCCGGGGACGATCCCATCACCGTGATGACCTGGGCACCCCAGGACACCAGCGCCACCAACAAGCCCGGCATGCCCGCGCTGGCGCTGGCGTACGCCCGCTGGATCAACTCCCAGGGCGGCCTCAACGGGCGCAAGCTCCGGGTCCTGAACTGTAACGACCACAACGACAGCGTCTCCGCGGCGAAATGCGCCGAGCGCGCCGTCGAGGAGAACGTGGTCGCCGTCGTCGGCTCCTACAGCCAGCACGGCGACTCCTTCTTCCCCACGCTGGAGAGCGCGGGGATCCCGTACATTGGCGGCTACGGCGTCACCAGCGCCGAGTTCACCAGCCCGCTCTCCTACCCCGTCAACGGCGGCCAGCCCAGCCTGCTGGCCGGCCTCGGCCGGGAGCTCGCCAGGAACTGCGGGCCCGTCGCGCTCGTACGGCCCGACAGCATCGCGGGCGACGAGCTGCCCCCGCTGCTGAACTCCGGTCTCTCCGCGGGCGGCCACGCCGACGCGGGCGACCAGCTGGCGGCGGAGGACGCGACCGAGTACTCGGGGCAGTCGAAGCAGGCGCTCAACTACACGACCACCGACCCGGCCAGCCCCGGCTGTGTGGTGCCCGCCCTCGGCGACCGCACCAGCACCTTCATGGACTCCTTCCGGCGTGGCCGCGAGGACTACCCCGACGTCCGCACGGCGACCGTGCTGGGCAGCGTCGACCAGACCGTGATCGACGCCTCCGGCGGCAAGTCCGGGCCCTACGAGGGTGCGTACATCACCGGCTGGTATCCCGTGGCCAGCGACAAGCGCTGGGACGAGATGAAGAAGGTGATCAGCGCGCAGGCCTTCGGCGACAACCGCATCGACCCCGCGGACGCCGGAGTGCAGACCACCTGGATCGCGTACACCGTGTTCAAGGCCGTCGTCGACTCCATCGGCGACTCCGAGGTGACCGCCCGCTCGGTCCGCCGCGCCCTGGACAACGGCCTGGAGATCAGCACGGGTGGGCTCACTCCGCCGCTGAGCTGGGACTTCTCGGAGAGCCTCGCCTCGGTCGGCTTCCCTCAGCTGGTCAACGCCGATGTGACCATGCAGGTCGTACGGGACGGTCGGCTGGTGTCGGCCCGCAAGGGCTTCATCGATGTGACGAAGACCCTTCAGCAGGCCGACCTCAACTGA